A window from Schistosoma haematobium chromosome 1, whole genome shotgun sequence encodes these proteins:
- a CDS encoding hypothetical protein (EggNog:ENOG410J89T~COG:S) translates to MLLSSESWTKIFILCNCSFVVFGVVLLTLGIQPQITLNQFRNILQNAKPEIFLVVSISGGLGVLGSFVGIYGHSKKQKVIIYMNIFVLFIVTCVWIGMAFKVALTEDRFLNLVNSSLSSTVKEYGKRVDYQMGFDHLQKTFYCCGASSYKDYPYTNHGQTSHLPTSCKYDKFAYPKGCVSAIIEYTQTYLNIIMYLCFTFGIIQALYLILSIMRIRKFEGDDFLSA, encoded by the exons ATGTTATTGTCAAGTGAATCTTGGACTAAAATATTCATCCTGTGCAATTGTAGTTTTGTA GTATTCGGTGTTGTTCTGTTAACACTCGGAATTCAACCACAAATCACATTaaatcaattcagaaatatacTACAAAATGCGAAACCAGAGATCTTCCTGGTTGTCAGTATCTCAGGTGGTCTCGGTGTACTAGGATCATTTGTTGGCATTTATGGACACTCGAAGAAACAGAAAGTGATCATATATATG AACATTTTCGTTTTGTTTATCGTGACTTGTGTGTGGATCGGAATGGCATTTAAAGTAGCTTTAACGGAAGACAGG TTCCTTAATTTAGTTAATAGCTCGCTGAGTTCTACTGTTAAAGAATATGGTAAACGAGTTGATTATCAAATGGGGTTTGATCATTTACAAAAGACT TTTTATTGCTGTGGAGCGTCATCGTACAAAGACTATCCATATACAAATCATGGTCAGACATCACACTTACCTACTTCATGTAAATACGACAAATTCGCATATCCTAAA GGATGTGTATCAGCGATAATTGAATATACACAAACTTATCTAAATATCATCATGTATCTATGTTTCACATTCGGGATTATTCAAGCGCTCTACTTGATATTGTCAATTATGAGAATACGTAAATTTGAAGGTGACGATTTTCTATCTGCATAA